In Allocoprobacillus halotolerans, a genomic segment contains:
- a CDS encoding ParB/RepB/Spo0J family partition protein produces MAKKNVQDIQIPTYDDLFTSEEQRQENKLEKIMNISIKEIHEFKNHPFKVRMDEDMIKLSESVNENGVLLPALVRPSPYEDGYEMVSGHRRMKAAELNQMDTIPAIIRDLTDDQATIIMVDSNIQRENILPSERGMAYKMKLDAMNRQGQRTDLTFSQLGKKSTKKYSFEQLADEVGETKNQIYRYIRLTELIEPLKDLVDGVRNDGKKIALNPAVELSYLSKENQKDVVKMIDDYEVTPSHAQTIRMKELSKKGRLDENVIYSIMTEEKPNQKEKITLKMEDINCYFPKEYTPKQKSDTIIRLLEGWYKRRNKDHSR; encoded by the coding sequence ATGGCGAAAAAGAACGTTCAAGACATTCAAATTCCCACATACGATGATTTGTTTACGAGTGAGGAACAGCGTCAGGAAAATAAGTTAGAAAAGATAATGAATATATCCATTAAGGAAATTCATGAATTTAAAAATCATCCATTTAAGGTAAGAATGGATGAAGATATGATAAAATTAAGTGAAAGTGTAAATGAGAATGGTGTTTTATTGCCTGCATTAGTCAGACCTTCACCATATGAAGATGGCTATGAGATGGTATCAGGTCATCGACGTATGAAAGCAGCTGAATTAAATCAAATGGATACAATTCCAGCAATCATACGTGATTTAACAGATGATCAGGCAACAATCATCATGGTGGATTCCAATATTCAGCGTGAAAACATTCTACCCAGTGAGCGTGGCATGGCATATAAGATGAAGCTTGATGCTATGAATAGGCAAGGACAACGAACTGATTTAACTTTTTCCCAACTTGGGAAAAAGTCTACAAAGAAATACTCCTTTGAACAGTTAGCTGATGAAGTAGGAGAAACTAAAAATCAGATTTATAGATACATTCGTTTAACAGAGTTAATCGAGCCATTAAAGGACCTAGTTGATGGAGTGCGTAATGATGGTAAGAAGATTGCCTTGAATCCTGCAGTTGAATTATCTTACCTTTCAAAAGAAAATCAAAAAGATGTTGTCAAGATGATTGATGACTATGAAGTGACACCATCACATGCACAGACAATTAGAATGAAGGAATTGTCTAAAAAAGGCAGATTAGATGAAAATGTCATCTATTCAATCATGACTGAGGAAAAGCCTAATCAAAAGGAAAAAATCACATTAAAAATGGAGGATATCAATTGTTATTTTCCAAAGGAATATACACCTAAACAAAAGAGTGATACTATCATCAGATTGCTGGAGGGGTGGTATAAAAGAAGGAACAAGGATCATTCTAGGTAA
- the rplT gene encoding 50S ribosomal protein L20 → MARVKGGYTTRRRRKKILKLAKGYFGSKHALYKTAHEQVMNSLEYAYRDRRNLKREMRRLWIARINAAARMNDISYSKLMHGLKLANVDINRKMLSEIAIADPEGFTAIVDTAKKALTK, encoded by the coding sequence ATGGCAAGAGTTAAAGGTGGATATACGACTAGACGTAGAAGAAAGAAAATCTTAAAATTAGCCAAAGGATATTTTGGTTCTAAACATGCATTATATAAAACTGCTCATGAACAAGTCATGAACTCTTTAGAATATGCATATAGAGATAGAAGAAATTTAAAACGTGAAATGAGAAGATTATGGATTGCACGTATTAATGCAGCTGCAAGAATGAATGATATTTCTTACTCAAAATTAATGCACGGTTTAAAATTAGCAAACGTTGACATCAACAGAAAAATGTTATCTGAAATTGCAATTGCAGATCCAGAAGGATTCACAGCAATTGTTGATACAGCTAAAAAAGCATTAACAAAATAG
- a CDS encoding ParA family protein: MGEVIAIANQKGGVGKTMTSVSLSACLSKHQRKVLLMDLDPQGHSTKAFGYRNMNEYPLSMKDVIISVINDQLIDTEQLILHSNEGVDIVPANISLAGINSLLESAMCRETVVKRFIDTIKEDYDYIIIDTNPSLDNLPINALTASDKVIITVQAEPYGVEGMADLLRSINMVKRNLNSNLKVEGILITMTDERTNLSKKITQDIHKNFGKHIKIFDKTIPRCIKAAESTGVGESIFQYDPKGSATRAYEQLTREVFLNGEKERSRHSNSHIR; encoded by the coding sequence ATGGGAGAAGTGATTGCTATTGCAAATCAAAAAGGTGGTGTGGGCAAGACGATGACATCTGTAAGTTTAAGTGCCTGTCTTAGCAAGCACCAAAGGAAAGTATTATTAATGGATTTAGACCCACAGGGGCATTCTACAAAGGCATTTGGATATAGGAATATGAATGAATATCCTTTATCCATGAAAGATGTTATTATCTCAGTTATCAACGATCAATTAATTGATACTGAACAGTTAATTCTTCACAGTAACGAGGGAGTTGATATCGTACCAGCTAATATTTCTCTTGCAGGTATTAATTCTTTATTAGAGAGTGCCATGTGTCGAGAGACAGTTGTCAAGAGATTTATTGATACCATTAAAGAAGATTATGATTATATCATTATTGATACAAATCCATCATTGGATAATCTTCCTATCAATGCCTTGACTGCATCAGATAAGGTTATTATTACTGTTCAGGCAGAGCCTTACGGTGTTGAAGGGATGGCAGATTTACTGCGTTCAATTAATATGGTTAAGCGTAATCTTAATTCTAATTTGAAGGTAGAAGGTATTTTAATTACAATGACTGATGAAAGAACAAATCTATCAAAAAAGATAACGCAGGATATTCATAAGAATTTTGGTAAGCATATAAAAATCTTTGATAAAACAATTCCTCGATGTATTAAAGCTGCTGAATCAACTGGTGTTGGCGAAAGTATCTTTCAGTATGACCCTAAAGGTTCAGCAACCAGAGCTTATGAACAGCTTACAAGGGAGGTGTTTTTGAATGGCGAAAAAGAACGTTCAAGACATTCAAATTCCCACATACGATGA
- a CDS encoding M48 family metallopeptidase, with translation MKEYQMQLNDEIVTYQLTYKHIKNVRMRVRDGLLVISAPYGTPQKYIEMMIYTYRQRLLDQIHAYQPYFQYAENGFVLIFNQRYHLVIRDVGIKRCQFHGTDLYVYHHDIQSCVEKECQRLLREYIEERVIHYLAHDFDLDMPHIDIKKYKSRWGSCYYKEQRISFHLGLIHLDKELIDYVIVHELCHFIYHDHSALFYREIAKRLPNYQQLQRRLKGKHT, from the coding sequence ATGAAAGAATATCAAATGCAATTAAATGATGAGATTGTGACTTATCAGTTAACTTATAAACATATTAAAAATGTTCGTATGCGTGTACGTGATGGTCTTTTAGTCATTAGTGCACCTTATGGAACACCTCAAAAATATATTGAAATGATGATTTATACATATCGTCAACGTTTATTAGACCAGATTCATGCTTATCAACCTTATTTTCAATATGCAGAAAATGGCTTTGTTTTGATTTTTAATCAACGTTATCACCTGGTTATCAGAGATGTGGGAATCAAACGATGTCAATTTCATGGGACTGATTTGTATGTGTATCATCATGATATTCAATCATGTGTTGAAAAGGAATGTCAAAGATTATTACGTGAATATATTGAAGAAAGAGTTATTCATTATTTGGCTCATGATTTTGATTTAGATATGCCTCATATTGATATCAAAAAATATAAAAGTCGATGGGGTAGTTGTTATTATAAGGAACAACGTATTTCTTTTCATTTAGGTTTAATCCATTTGGACAAAGAGTTGATTGATTATGTGATTGTACATGAGTTATGTCATTTTATTTATCATGATCATTCTGCTTTGTTTTATCGGGAAATCGCCAAGAGATTACCAAACTATCAACAATTACAAAGACGTTTAAAGGGGAAACATACATGA
- the leuS gene encoding leucine--tRNA ligase: protein MSFDHQAIEKKWQKYWDEHQTFYTDVWDFSKPKYYALDMFPYPSGQGLHVGHPEGYTATDIISRMKRMQGYNVLHPMGFDAFGLPAEQYAIKTGNHPEGFTRKNIETFTTQLKMLGFSFDWDKCVSTCDPDYYHWTQWIFKQLYEDGLAKNIDIPVNWCEELGTVLANDEIIDGKSERGGYPVVRKNMKQWVIDIPAYAEKLLAGLETIDWPESTKEIQRNWIGKSIGAHVHFQVDGHDDKFTVFTTRCDTLFGATYCVLAPEHELVTKITTPEQKETVDNYVKICATKSELERTELNKEKTGVFTGAYAINPVNQKKVPIWISDYVLAGYGTGAIMAVPAHDDRDWEFAKKFGMDIIPVLEGGDVTKEAWTQDGTHINSDFLNGMNKEDAIETMIQWLSEHGCGEKKINYRLREWIFARQRYWGEPIPVVNFDDGTSVALSDDELPLILPPLEDYSPSKSGASPLDKATDWVNVTVDGKQGKRETSTMPGSAGSSWYYMRYIDPHNENAIADRKLLDHWLPVDLYVGGPEHAVGHLLYSRMWNRYLYDKGYLSHPEPFQKLYHQGMILGSNGEKMSKSKGNVINPDDIVKAYGADTLRVYEMFMGPLEASKPWSETGVDGARKWLDRVYRLVVESDKLSDENDHSLDFIYHSTVKKVTHDYETLGFNTAISQMMIFVNEAYKAKTVYRPYIENLVKMLSCIAPHVCEEMWQLLGHEDTLAYETWPTYDEKMLEQATIEMAVQVNGKLRAKITVNKDEDDEVVKETALAQDNVKTHTDGKNIVKIIVVKNKIVNIVVK from the coding sequence ATGTCATTTGATCATCAGGCCATTGAAAAGAAATGGCAAAAATATTGGGACGAACATCAAACTTTCTATACTGATGTTTGGGATTTTTCAAAACCAAAATACTATGCTTTGGATATGTTTCCATATCCATCTGGACAAGGGTTGCATGTAGGACATCCTGAAGGTTATACAGCAACGGATATTATATCAAGAATGAAAAGAATGCAGGGATATAATGTTTTACATCCTATGGGATTCGATGCGTTTGGATTACCAGCTGAACAATACGCAATTAAGACAGGAAATCATCCTGAAGGATTTACACGTAAAAATATTGAAACATTTACAACTCAATTAAAAATGTTAGGTTTTTCATTTGACTGGGATAAATGTGTTTCTACTTGTGATCCAGATTACTATCATTGGACACAATGGATCTTTAAACAACTTTATGAAGATGGATTAGCTAAAAATATCGATATTCCTGTCAATTGGTGTGAAGAATTAGGAACAGTTCTTGCGAATGATGAAATCATTGATGGAAAAAGTGAACGAGGAGGTTATCCTGTTGTTAGAAAAAATATGAAACAATGGGTGATTGATATTCCAGCATATGCTGAAAAATTATTAGCAGGATTAGAAACAATTGATTGGCCAGAATCAACAAAAGAAATTCAAAGAAACTGGATTGGAAAATCTATTGGGGCCCATGTTCATTTTCAAGTGGATGGACATGATGACAAGTTTACAGTATTTACAACACGTTGTGATACTTTATTTGGAGCAACATATTGTGTTTTAGCACCAGAACATGAATTGGTTACAAAAATTACAACACCAGAACAAAAAGAAACTGTTGATAATTATGTTAAAATTTGTGCAACAAAATCTGAATTAGAACGTACTGAATTAAATAAAGAAAAGACTGGTGTGTTTACGGGTGCTTATGCGATTAATCCAGTGAATCAAAAGAAAGTTCCAATCTGGATTTCAGATTATGTTTTAGCTGGATATGGAACAGGTGCAATTATGGCTGTACCGGCACATGATGATCGTGACTGGGAATTTGCGAAAAAATTTGGAATGGACATTATTCCAGTGCTTGAAGGTGGTGATGTCACAAAAGAAGCATGGACACAAGATGGAACACACATTAATTCTGATTTCTTAAATGGAATGAATAAAGAAGATGCGATTGAAACAATGATTCAATGGTTGAGTGAACATGGATGTGGGGAAAAGAAAATTAATTATCGTTTAAGAGAATGGATTTTTGCTCGTCAAAGATACTGGGGTGAACCTATTCCAGTTGTTAATTTTGATGATGGAACTTCAGTTGCTTTATCAGATGATGAGTTACCATTGATTTTACCACCATTGGAAGATTATTCTCCATCTAAGAGTGGCGCTTCACCACTAGATAAGGCAACTGACTGGGTCAATGTGACAGTGGATGGAAAACAAGGAAAACGTGAAACAAGTACAATGCCTGGAAGTGCTGGTAGCAGCTGGTATTATATGCGTTATATTGATCCACATAATGAAAATGCGATTGCTGATAGAAAGTTATTGGATCATTGGTTACCTGTTGATTTATACGTTGGTGGACCTGAACATGCTGTTGGACACTTGCTTTATTCTCGTATGTGGAATCGTTACTTATATGATAAAGGATATTTATCTCATCCAGAACCATTCCAAAAACTTTATCATCAAGGGATGATTTTAGGTTCTAATGGTGAAAAAATGAGTAAATCTAAAGGCAATGTCATTAATCCTGATGATATTGTCAAAGCTTATGGTGCTGACACATTAAGAGTTTATGAAATGTTTATGGGACCATTAGAAGCAAGTAAGCCTTGGAGTGAAACAGGAGTTGATGGTGCAAGAAAATGGTTGGATCGTGTTTATCGTTTAGTTGTTGAATCAGATAAATTAAGTGATGAAAATGATCATTCTTTAGATTTCATCTATCATTCAACAGTGAAAAAAGTTACACATGATTATGAAACATTAGGATTTAATACAGCTATTTCACAAATGATGATTTTTGTCAATGAAGCTTATAAAGCAAAAACTGTATATCGTCCATATATTGAAAACTTAGTGAAAATGTTAAGCTGTATCGCTCCACATGTTTGTGAAGAAATGTGGCAATTATTAGGACATGAAGATACTTTAGCTTATGAAACATGGCCAACATATGATGAAAAGATGTTGGAACAAGCAACAATTGAAATGGCTGTTCAAGTCAATGGAAAACTTCGTGCTAAAATCACAGTCAATAAAGATGAAGATGATGAAGTTGTTAAAGAAACAGCTTTAGCTCAAGACAATGTGAAGACACATACAGATGGTAAAAACATTGTGAAAATCATTGTGGTAAAAAATAAGATTGTCAACATCGTTGTTAAATAG
- the infC gene encoding translation initiation factor IF-3, translating to MAIISKYNNQSNDDLVNEKIRFKEVLVIDQNGDQLGVMSRNQAINVAYDQDLDLVCVAPKAKTPVCRIMDYGKYRFEQQKKQKEMKKNSKTVSLKETQLSPTIDVHDKNVKLKRTLKWLEAGDKVKIAVRFRGRQLAHIDIGQKILDDFVAECADYCVIEKPAKLEGRTLTAILAPKKK from the coding sequence GTGGCTATTATTAGCAAGTATAACAATCAATCAAATGACGATTTGGTTAATGAAAAGATTCGTTTCAAAGAAGTTTTAGTCATTGATCAAAATGGTGACCAATTAGGTGTCATGTCACGTAATCAAGCTATTAATGTGGCATATGATCAGGATTTAGATTTAGTGTGTGTCGCTCCAAAAGCCAAAACACCAGTATGTCGTATTATGGATTATGGAAAATATCGTTTTGAACAACAAAAGAAACAAAAAGAAATGAAAAAGAATTCTAAAACGGTATCTTTAAAAGAAACACAATTATCTCCAACAATTGATGTTCATGATAAGAATGTCAAATTAAAAAGAACATTAAAGTGGCTTGAAGCTGGAGATAAAGTAAAGATTGCAGTACGTTTTAGAGGTAGACAACTCGCTCATATTGATATTGGTCAAAAAATACTGGATGATTTCGTCGCTGAATGTGCAGATTATTGTGTCATTGAAAAACCTGCGAAATTAGAAGGACGAACATTAACTGCTATATTAGCGCCAAAGAAAAAATAA
- a CDS encoding M42 family metallopeptidase yields the protein MVDKDMLKQLSLVDGISGHEKYVTRLMKSYLEDIVDQFEYDGLGSLVAIQKGSSPFKVLLTAHVDEIGFLVKDIDEQGYIKVQAVGGWNPQNLPATLMNVETREGERIQGVMNVLSKSSKDQPLKISDLYLDVGALSKQDVLDMGIRKGNPITPVSHFIEMNQGKCLLSKAWDDRIGVAVIIEVMQRLQHEKIYPTLYGAGTVQEEVGLRGAKTVAQMVQPDLAIAIDVTFSYDLPGGEQNDVKLGNGVALCVMDGSVIGHSGLLKQLEKICQAHHIRYQLDMDLAGGTDSGELSKVNAGVMNLTVSIPTRYMHSHYTMVHLDDFEATVDMLVHFLKTFDESMYQQMLEDKR from the coding sequence ATGGTAGATAAAGATATGTTAAAACAACTGAGTCTTGTTGATGGGATATCTGGTCATGAAAAATATGTGACAAGATTGATGAAATCATATCTTGAAGATATTGTTGATCAATTTGAATATGATGGATTAGGAAGTTTAGTCGCTATTCAAAAGGGTTCAAGTCCTTTTAAAGTTTTGTTGACGGCTCATGTTGATGAGATTGGTTTTTTAGTGAAAGATATAGATGAACAAGGTTATATAAAGGTTCAAGCTGTGGGTGGCTGGAATCCTCAAAATTTACCAGCAACATTAATGAATGTTGAAACACGTGAGGGAGAACGTATTCAAGGTGTTATGAATGTTTTATCAAAATCATCAAAAGACCAACCTTTGAAAATTAGTGATTTGTATTTAGATGTTGGGGCTTTATCTAAGCAAGATGTACTTGATATGGGTATTAGAAAAGGGAATCCTATCACACCTGTTTCTCATTTTATAGAAATGAATCAAGGCAAATGTTTGCTTTCTAAAGCGTGGGATGATCGCATTGGGGTGGCAGTCATTATTGAAGTGATGCAACGTTTACAACATGAAAAGATTTATCCAACGCTTTATGGTGCAGGTACAGTCCAAGAAGAAGTAGGATTACGTGGGGCAAAAACAGTGGCACAAATGGTACAGCCTGATTTGGCCATTGCGATAGATGTGACATTTTCTTATGATTTACCTGGTGGTGAACAAAATGATGTGAAATTAGGTAATGGTGTTGCTCTTTGCGTTATGGATGGCAGTGTGATTGGACATAGTGGTTTATTAAAGCAATTAGAAAAAATTTGTCAGGCTCATCATATTCGTTATCAATTAGATATGGATTTGGCAGGTGGAACAGATTCAGGTGAATTAAGTAAAGTCAATGCTGGTGTGATGAACTTAACAGTTTCCATTCCTACACGTTATATGCACTCTCATTATACAATGGTTCATCTTGATGATTTTGAAGCAACTGTTGACATGCTTGTTCATTTCTTAAAAACATTCGATGAAAGTATGTATCAACAAATGTTGGAGGATAAACGTTAA
- a CDS encoding patatin-like phospholipase family protein, with amino-acid sequence MGALILEGGTFRPIFSSGVMDALNDHDIDFPYVIGVSAGITDGFSYVSKQPLRNYHILMNHRHDKRYVGLRNYIHDRSLFGLRYAYETIPQDIYPFDWETFLNNPAQIRVGVTNVETGQCEYLDGKELDRKCTMLKATCAIPFAFPVISLNGKKYYDGGICDPIPVKKAMADGHEKLLIVLTRPKGYQKTLSKANIVASRLLKRKYPNLVQPLLTRHLLYNETIAYCEQLEREGKALILRPHEEFQIDSFEKDLQKIDRLYHYGYQLAIDYMEDIKKILE; translated from the coding sequence ATGGGAGCTTTAATTTTAGAAGGTGGCACATTTCGCCCGATTTTTTCAAGTGGTGTGATGGATGCCTTAAATGATCATGATATTGATTTCCCTTATGTGATAGGCGTATCCGCAGGTATTACTGATGGTTTTTCTTATGTATCTAAACAGCCTTTACGTAATTATCATATTTTAATGAATCATCGTCATGATAAACGCTATGTAGGTTTACGTAATTATATCCATGATCGTAGTTTATTTGGATTACGTTATGCTTATGAAACGATTCCTCAAGACATTTATCCTTTTGATTGGGAAACATTTTTAAATAATCCAGCTCAAATAAGAGTGGGTGTCACTAATGTAGAAACAGGACAATGTGAATATTTAGATGGTAAAGAATTGGATCGAAAATGTACAATGTTGAAAGCTACTTGTGCCATTCCTTTTGCTTTTCCAGTGATTTCATTAAATGGGAAAAAATACTATGATGGTGGTATCTGTGATCCTATTCCAGTCAAAAAAGCGATGGCAGATGGACATGAGAAATTGTTAATTGTTTTAACCAGACCCAAAGGTTATCAAAAGACATTATCTAAAGCCAATATTGTTGCAAGTCGTCTTTTAAAAAGAAAATATCCTAACTTGGTACAGCCATTATTGACAAGACATCTTTTATATAATGAAACTATTGCTTATTGTGAACAATTAGAAAGAGAAGGAAAAGCACTGATTTTAAGACCACATGAAGAATTTCAAATTGATTCTTTTGAAAAAGACTTACAAAAGATAGATCGTCTTTATCATTATGGTTATCAACTTGCAATAGATTATATGGAAGACATCAAAAAAATATTAGAATAG
- a CDS encoding TrmH family RNA methyltransferase, with amino-acid sequence MFLVEGYHLVEEARKAGCIQTILTTLDESFMEDTLYISQKVMEKIAFTKTPQPIMAVCTKKPQAIKFNQERYLLLDNIQDPGNLGTIIRSSLALGYDQIIMSPDSVDLYNDKVIRATQGALFQMPICQMELKKAIELLHHHDVIVYGTSLHEALPISQYQPQKHMAFVLGNEGQGVSQSVLEACDHALYIPIQSIESLNVAIAGTIVMYHFPKI; translated from the coding sequence TTGTTTCTTGTTGAAGGGTATCATTTGGTTGAAGAAGCAAGAAAGGCAGGGTGTATTCAAACCATCTTGACAACACTTGATGAAAGCTTTATGGAAGATACACTGTATATTTCTCAAAAAGTGATGGAAAAAATAGCTTTTACCAAAACACCTCAACCGATAATGGCTGTTTGTACAAAGAAGCCTCAGGCTATAAAATTTAATCAAGAACGCTATCTTTTATTGGATAATATACAAGATCCTGGAAATTTAGGAACGATTATTCGCAGTAGTTTGGCTCTAGGATATGACCAGATTATTATGTCACCAGATAGTGTGGATTTATATAATGATAAGGTCATTCGTGCCACGCAAGGAGCATTGTTTCAAATGCCTATTTGTCAAATGGAGTTAAAAAAAGCGATTGAATTATTGCATCATCATGATGTGATTGTCTATGGGACATCTTTACATGAGGCATTGCCTATTTCTCAATATCAACCTCAAAAACATATGGCATTTGTTTTAGGAAATGAAGGACAGGGTGTTTCACAAAGTGTATTAGAAGCTTGTGATCATGCTTTGTATATTCCTATTCAAAGTATTGAATCATTAAATGTGGCAATTGCTGGAACGATTGTGATGTATCATTTTCCTAAAATTTAA
- the rpmI gene encoding 50S ribosomal protein L35, with translation MPKMKSHSGLKKRLKRTGSGKYKRGHAYVSHLSHNKTHKQKKHLAKATLVHPSDMKRIKSRLQG, from the coding sequence ATGCCAAAAATGAAATCTCATAGTGGACTTAAAAAACGTTTAAAAAGAACTGGTTCAGGAAAATATAAACGTGGACATGCTTATGTTTCACATTTATCTCATAACAAAACTCATAAACAAAAGAAACATTTAGCAAAAGCAACTTTAGTACACCCTTCAGATATGAAACGTATTAAATCAAGATTACAAGGGTAA
- a CDS encoding S1C family serine protease gives MKHMNKNKVFKFVVVLLLIVSLGCNGFLMYKVLGENQGSRSSDSGTAVQNVNYDVKSDLTEIIESAKESSVGVAVYQNNQLAGSGSGVIYKVDGKTVYVITNHHVIENAQSIEVIYANGESVKAQCLGSDEYGDIAVLKMTVNFEVSAFKVGDSNLLEAGEPVLAVGSPLGIEYAGTVTQGIVSAPSRTVSVDLNDDGREDWDMNVIQTDAAINPGNSGGALVNAAGELVGITSMKLASEEVEGMGFAIPINDALKLVEEIIDTGKVNRPTIGISALSLDSYSSYELYMYRIQTNLNKGIYVADVQSNSPASKAGIRAGDVITQFDGQEIESYKDFLTQLYSKNPGDTVKLTVNRNGSTSTVNVTLGSS, from the coding sequence ATGAAACATATGAATAAAAATAAAGTTTTTAAATTTGTGGTTGTGCTTTTATTGATTGTGTCGTTAGGGTGCAATGGGTTTTTAATGTATAAAGTTTTAGGAGAAAATCAAGGTAGTCGTTCTTCAGACTCGGGAACAGCTGTTCAAAATGTGAATTATGATGTAAAATCTGATTTAACAGAAATTATCGAAAGTGCCAAAGAATCTTCAGTAGGTGTAGCTGTTTATCAAAACAATCAGCTTGCTGGTAGTGGAAGTGGTGTTATTTATAAAGTTGATGGTAAAACAGTTTATGTGATTACAAATCATCATGTTATTGAAAATGCTCAATCTATTGAAGTCATTTATGCTAATGGGGAATCAGTGAAAGCCCAGTGTTTAGGTAGTGATGAATATGGTGATATTGCCGTTTTAAAAATGACAGTTAATTTTGAAGTTTCAGCTTTTAAAGTTGGAGATTCTAATCTGTTAGAGGCTGGGGAACCTGTTTTAGCAGTTGGAAGTCCATTAGGTATTGAATATGCTGGAACTGTCACTCAAGGAATTGTTTCTGCTCCATCAAGAACAGTTTCTGTCGACTTAAATGATGATGGTCGTGAAGACTGGGATATGAATGTTATTCAAACAGATGCAGCGATTAATCCAGGAAATAGTGGTGGTGCTTTAGTCAATGCGGCTGGTGAACTTGTCGGTATTACTTCTATGAAATTAGCTTCTGAAGAAGTTGAAGGTATGGGATTTGCGATTCCAATTAATGATGCTTTAAAATTAGTAGAAGAAATTATTGATACTGGAAAAGTCAATCGTCCTACAATTGGTATTTCAGCTTTATCATTGGATAGCTATTCTTCATATGAATTATATATGTATCGTATTCAAACAAATTTAAATAAAGGAATCTATGTAGCTGATGTGCAAAGTAACTCTCCTGCCAGCAAAGCAGGTATTAGAGCAGGCGATGTTATTACACAATTTGATGGTCAAGAAATTGAATCTTATAAAGATTTCTTAACACAGCTTTATTCTAAAAATCCAGGAGATACGGTAAAATTAACGGTTAATCGTAATGGTTCGACATCTACTGTCAATGTCACATTAGGTTCTTCTTAA
- the sspI gene encoding small acid-soluble spore protein SspI gives MREALLMNLKGFSPAQLQETIDEGIASKEETILVGLGVLFEQYYNSLDSVSKQQFLQNLSSLL, from the coding sequence ATGCGTGAAGCACTTTTAATGAATCTTAAAGGATTTTCACCTGCACAACTGCAAGAAACCATAGATGAGGGTATTGCATCTAAAGAAGAAACCATTTTAGTTGGTTTAGGTGTTCTCTTTGAACAATACTATAATTCTTTAGATTCGGTTTCTAAACAACAATTCTTACAAAATCTAAGTTCTCTTTTATAG